One part of the Ochotona princeps isolate mOchPri1 chromosome 3, mOchPri1.hap1, whole genome shotgun sequence genome encodes these proteins:
- the LOC101521034 gene encoding nmrA-like family domain-containing protein 1 has product MASKKVIAVFGATGAQGGSVARALLDAKHFAVRALTRDVTKPSALALKDLGAEVMKCDLDNKVSLVTALKGVYGAFLVTNFWEHLSQEKEVRQGKLVADLSKHLGLKHVVFSGLENVKKLTGCQLAVPHFDGKGEVEEYFWSIGVPMTSVRVGAYYENFSNWWKPVKASDGDYYTLELPMGDVPIDSISVADAGVVISNIFNSPEEFIGKAVGLSAEALTMQQYADILSKSLGKDIRDAKMTPEAYEKLNFRGAKELADMCRFFQKKPDRDIKLTHQLYPKIRSFQQFVSENLEAFKDI; this is encoded by the exons ATGGCCAGCAAGAAAGTGATTGCCGTGTTTGGAGCAACAG GTGCTCAGGGGGGCTCTGTGGCCAGGGCCCTTTTGGATGCCAAACATTTTGCAGTGAGGGCATTGACCAGAGATGTGACTAAACCCAGTGCCCTGGCACTCAAGGACCTTGGTGCTGAGGTGATGAAATGTGATCTGGACAACAAAGTGTCTTTAGTGACTGCCTTAAAAGGTGTCTATGGAGCCTTCCTGGTGACCAACTTTTGGGAGCATCTTAGCCAAGAGAAGGAAGTACGTCAG GGGAAGCTGGTGGCAGACCTCAGCAAACACCTGGGTCTGAAGCATGTGGTGTTCAGCGGCCTGGAGAATGTAAAGAAGCTAACCGGGTGCCAATTGGCTGTGCCACACTTTGATGGTAAAGGAGAGGTGGAGGAGTACTTCTGGTCCATTGGTGTCCCCATGACCAGTGTCCGTGTGGGTGCTTACTATGAGAACTTTTCCAACTGGTGGAAACCTGTGAAAGCCTCTGATGGAGATTACTACACCTTGG AGCTGCCCATGGGGGATGTTCCAATTGATAGCATCTCTGTTGCTGATGCTGGAGTCGTCATCTCTAACATCTTTAATTCTCCAGAGGAGTTCATAGGCAAGGCTGTGGGCCTCAGTGCAGAAGCACTAACAATGCAGCAATATGCTGACATTTTATCCAAGAGTTTGGGGAAAGATATCCGAGATGCAAAG ATGACCCCAGAAGCTTATGAGAAGTTGAACTTTCGGGGGGCAAAGGAATTGGCAGATATGTGTCGTTTCTTCCAGAAGAAACCAGATCGTGATATCAAGCTCACCCACCAACTATATCCTAAAATCAGAAGCTTCCAACAGTTTGTGTCAGAGAACCTGGAAGCCTTTAAGGACATTTAG